Part of the Ignavibacterium album JCM 16511 genome, TTCCATTATTCTGAAATTATAGCCAGTATTTTTTGATGAAATAGAAAATTGCGTGCTTCCAACAACGGGAGAGAAAGAAGAGGCAGAAATAACGCCGGAAGCCGCAATTTCCTTGTTCGATGACACCCCCAATTGTGTCAAAAGTGTACCTGTATCATCTTTAAGTTGAATATATTTTGATGAATTTACTGCTGTTATTTTTAATTGAACATTTCCATTGTCAACAATTTTTTCTGCTGTTACGCCGCTGATGTTATTTATCTGTGTTACGATACTATCAATCACATCCTCATAGTTTCCTTCTGAGTAAGTTATTTCAGTTTCTGTACCGCCAAGATTTATTTTAAAAGAACCTGATGAAGCAAAGTAACCACTTACAGTGTTTGAGGTTATAACTGCTTTGTCGTCTTTGATAGCAGATTTAATTTTATTAGCTAAAGCAGAATAGGAAATGTTTCCATTAGTAAAATCCGATACCTCCAGAGTGACACTAACATTGCTTAAATAAAATGAACCGAAACCGTCACCTGTTTTTATTGTGAAGGAATATGTTCCAGGAGAAGTAATTGAAGAGAAGTCCGTAGAAGTTCTGTCTATTGAAAGCAAAGTATCATTCTTTGCAAGTTGATTAGTTCTTATGGTAAATGTTCCTTCATCGGCACCTGAACCGGCAGTAGCAGAAATTAAATTTGTGTTTGATGATTCTGCTTTCTTTGCTCTGAATATTGATGAAGAATCTCTTAATTTAAGAGTTGCAAGAGAACCTTTTAATTTATCAATACTGCTGAGGAGAGAAGTATAAGCGGTTGATAGATTATTATATTTTGTTTGCCGTGTTTTTAATGGCGTAATTCTTTTAGCACTCTCAGTTTGAATATAAGAGCTCACAAAAGAATTGATTCCTGATGTTGTCAGTAAATCATAAGCCATTTGAATTCACCTGCCGGAAGACATTAATCCAGGTTTCTCTGAGCTGAACAAGAATTTCTTTTACTACATCATAGTTTCTTTTACGCATTTGATCCTGGCAAAACTGATATAATC contains:
- the fliD gene encoding flagellar filament capping protein FliD, whose product is MAYDLLTTSGINSFVSSYIQTESAKRITPLKTRQTKYNNLSTAYTSLLSSIDKLKGSLATLKLRDSSSIFRAKKAESSNTNLISATAGSGADEGTFTIRTNQLAKNDTLLSIDRTSTDFSSITSPGTYSFTIKTGDGFGSFYLSNVSVTLEVSDFTNGNISYSALANKIKSAIKDDKAVITSNTVSGYFASSGSFKINLGGTETEITYSEGNYEDVIDSIVTQINNISGVTAEKIVDNGNVQLKITAVNSSKYIQLKDDTGTLLTQLGVSSNKEIAASGVISASSFSPVVGSTQFSISSKNTGYNFRIMEISDDAPNGLLNEFGINLGTNRQAFVQNENGEDTAGFVHAESDLSAKFLFNGIEIQRDSNTVSDLVNGVTFTLKSVFTTNDPDVLISVGTDVASIKSKIESFVNSFNELYSYLRKNSSSVSGKRGILFGDTTTSSLTSLLSSSAYQPLPGFSSDVINTLSKLGITFDVNNGLSISDSSQLESAILSRTSEVELFFNDTNGFAETLYSKLNSYSGANGYIQQAISRLDTNLSQLNDSITRIQTQINKNAENLRKQYQKLQSQLAELLSSQSLFTNYLG